One part of the Mariniblastus fucicola genome encodes these proteins:
- a CDS encoding PEP-CTERM sorting domain-containing protein (PEP-CTERM proteins occur, often in large numbers, in the proteomes of bacteria that also encode an exosortase, a predicted intramembrane cysteine proteinase. The presence of a PEP-CTERM domain at a protein's C-terminus predicts cleavage within the sorting domain, followed by covalent anchoring to some some component of the (usually Gram-negative) cell surface. Many PEP-CTERM proteins exhibit an unusual sequence composition that includes large numbers of potential glycosylation sites. Expression of one such protein has been shown restore the ability of a bacterium to form floc, a type of biofilm.), with product MKTKTNLVLLVAILFAACDSLAAHDGKRLDIVVINNQLYAQGYLSGTDPIDDGGGIVRPYLNVVHGHLSNVGSTIANSTLPGFDLDLDNAPQLLGHDLTLSLMGAGKWDEPPRQDGTGLAQDFGTPVLSDLSVGELLSISFRIESISTDNPGSITLGSDISEDLPDLDPTYEVNLQPDNVIYFLEWELSTSNPDILASETIYTIHSPPGVGPEERLHFQSLALERHFGIQAVPEPGSVCLIALAGASLLMVRRRS from the coding sequence ATGAAAACAAAAACTAATCTGGTACTGTTGGTCGCGATACTGTTTGCGGCCTGCGATTCACTGGCCGCTCACGATGGGAAGCGACTCGACATCGTCGTGATCAACAATCAACTTTATGCGCAAGGCTATCTCAGCGGAACGGATCCGATCGATGATGGCGGCGGGATCGTGCGGCCCTACCTCAACGTGGTGCACGGTCATCTCTCCAACGTGGGATCGACGATCGCCAACTCGACGCTTCCGGGATTCGATCTCGACCTCGACAATGCGCCGCAACTTCTTGGCCACGACCTGACGCTGTCGCTGATGGGGGCAGGGAAGTGGGACGAACCGCCGCGGCAGGATGGAACCGGGCTGGCTCAGGATTTCGGCACTCCAGTCCTTTCAGATCTTAGCGTCGGTGAACTGCTCAGCATCAGCTTTCGCATAGAAAGCATCTCGACCGACAACCCTGGATCGATCACGTTGGGTAGTGACATTTCAGAAGACTTGCCCGACCTTGATCCAACTTACGAGGTCAACCTGCAGCCTGACAATGTGATCTACTTTCTGGAGTGGGAGCTTTCGACTTCCAATCCCGACATTCTGGCCAGCGAAACCATTTACACGATCCACTCACCGCCTGGCGTTGGGCCGGAAGAGCGATTGCATTTCCAGTCGTTGGCGCTCGAACGACATTTCGGAATCCAGGCGGTGCCTGAGCCCGGATCCGTTTGTTTGATTGCACTTGCGGGTGCTTCGCTGCTGATGGTGCGACGGCGATCGTAG
- a CDS encoding Gfo/Idh/MocA family protein — protein MSSDATPNRSPNRRQFLAATASAAAITAAPMFIPRTSLGYGRTAPSDRIAIGAIGCGGKGRHNTSAFLADDRVQVIAACDVDANHLNQGADLIDAHYKNSDCARVEDLRELIARSDIDAVHVSTPDHWHSFASVRAMQAGKDVYCEKPLANSFGESKAIRDTAIRTGRILQCGSHERSNNNCRFAAELVRSGRIGKVHTVRIQMPCEQDHHMSARAFRKKAEPQEIPEGLNWDMWQGHTHPVAYWEKGCHFWWRFILNYGGGEMTDRGAHIIDIAQLGLNRDSSGPVSFEAKGIQVAESPYDAFWDYEFTNTYADGTKLIGTTEGPRGLKFEGEDGWIFVAIHGGALSASDPEVLPQSVRDGKPVAFDQIDDSLKVQLGRSAGHHKNFIDCIISRAEPMATAEIGHRTATICHLNNIAMKVGRPVRWDPGTEELIGDFEAGELLLPNMRDPWQV, from the coding sequence ATGAGTTCCGATGCCACGCCAAACCGTTCACCAAACCGTCGTCAGTTCCTTGCCGCGACCGCAAGTGCTGCGGCAATCACCGCGGCGCCGATGTTCATTCCGCGAACTTCGCTGGGGTACGGTCGAACCGCGCCGAGTGACCGGATCGCGATCGGAGCCATTGGTTGTGGTGGGAAAGGGCGTCACAACACGTCGGCTTTTCTTGCTGACGATCGCGTCCAGGTCATTGCGGCTTGCGATGTCGATGCCAATCATCTGAATCAGGGCGCTGACTTGATTGACGCGCATTACAAAAACAGCGACTGTGCGCGAGTTGAAGATCTTCGGGAACTAATCGCACGATCGGACATCGATGCAGTCCACGTTTCGACGCCTGATCACTGGCACTCGTTTGCTTCGGTTCGTGCGATGCAAGCTGGGAAAGACGTGTACTGCGAGAAACCGCTGGCGAACTCTTTCGGTGAAAGCAAAGCCATCCGCGACACGGCGATCAGGACTGGCCGAATTCTTCAATGCGGAAGCCACGAACGTTCCAACAACAATTGCCGCTTCGCAGCGGAACTGGTGCGCAGCGGCCGAATTGGAAAAGTTCATACGGTCAGGATACAGATGCCGTGCGAGCAAGACCATCACATGTCAGCGCGTGCGTTTCGGAAAAAGGCTGAGCCACAGGAAATCCCTGAAGGGCTGAACTGGGACATGTGGCAAGGGCACACCCATCCTGTTGCCTATTGGGAAAAGGGGTGCCATTTTTGGTGGCGTTTCATTCTCAACTATGGCGGTGGCGAAATGACCGACCGCGGTGCTCACATTATCGACATCGCTCAACTGGGGCTCAACCGTGATTCCAGTGGACCGGTAAGTTTTGAAGCCAAAGGAATTCAGGTCGCCGAAAGCCCTTACGATGCGTTCTGGGATTACGAGTTTACGAACACTTACGCTGACGGAACGAAACTGATCGGCACCACAGAAGGGCCGCGAGGTCTGAAGTTCGAGGGTGAAGACGGTTGGATCTTTGTCGCCATTCACGGCGGTGCGTTGTCTGCGTCTGATCCTGAAGTTCTGCCGCAGTCAGTGCGAGACGGAAAGCCAGTGGCGTTCGATCAGATTGATGATTCGTTAAAAGTCCAATTGGGACGAAGCGCCGGCCACCACAAAAATTTCATCGATTGCATCATCAGTCGAGCTGAGCCGATGGCGACTGCCGAAATAGGCCACCGGACCGCAACGATTTGTCATCTGAACAATATCGCCATGAAAGTCGGGCGCCCAGTGCGCTGGGATCCGGGCACAGAAGAACTGATTGGCGACTTCGAAGCGGGCGAGTTGCTGCTGCCGAACATGCGGGATCCCTGGCAAGTGTAA